The following are encoded together in the Zingiber officinale cultivar Zhangliang chromosome 8A, Zo_v1.1, whole genome shotgun sequence genome:
- the LOC122011815 gene encoding probable tocopherol O-methyltransferase, chloroplastic isoform X1, whose protein sequence is MDAVLRSSYSPFSSFYDAPYPLTETTTFNKARGEELPQGAAQLNVCEPSGIWNMLWSWKGYKHPGLYHPDNSITFVCQAPMIEAALRFSGITDNPLKKPKKVVDVGCGIGGSSRYIAKKYGSHCQGITLSPIQVQRAQALSADEGLEDKVNFQVADALNQPFPDGQFDLVWSMESGEHMPDKVKFVSELLRVAAPGATIVIVTWCHRDLLPSEANLAPDETSLLNKICNAYYLPSWCSAADYVKIANSLSLEDIKTADWSDYVAPFWPAVIRSAFTWKGFTSLLRTGWKTIKGALVMPLMIHGYNKKLIKFTIITCRKPA, encoded by the exons ATGGATGCTGTGCTGCGGTCGAGCTACTCCCCATTCTCGAGCTTCTACGATGCGCCATATCCGCTCACGGAGACGACAACGTTCAATAAAGCACGCGGTGAGGAGCTGCCGCAGGGAGCGGCTCAGCTGAACGTTTGCGAGCCATCAGGTATATGGAACATGCTGTGGTCTTGGAAGGGCTACAAGCATCCTGGATTATACCATCCGGATAACTCCATCACCTTTGTTTGCCAAGCCCCGATGATTGAAGCGGCGCTCCGATTTTCTGGCATCACAG ATAATCCTCTGAAAAAACCAAAAAAGGTTGTGGATGTGGGTTGTGGCATCGGAGGTAGCTCTAGATACATTGCAAAGAAGTATGGGTCTCATTGCCAGGGCATCACATTGAGCCCTATCCAAGTACAGAGAGCACAAGCTTTATCAGCTGATGAAGGACTAGAAGACAAG GTAAATTTTCAAGTCGCCGATGCTTTGAATCAACCTTTTCCTGATGGACAATTTGACTTGGTTTGGTCCATGGAAAGCGGAGAGCATATGCCAGATAAAGTGAAG TTTGTGAGCGAACTGTTACGTGTTGCTGCACCTGGAGCTACAATCGTTATCGTAACATGGTGCCACAGAGATCTCTTGCCATCCGAGGCGAATCTGGCTCCTGATGAAACAAGCCTCTTGAACAAGATATGCAATGCGTATTACTTGCCGTCCTGGTGTTCAGCTGCAGACTACGTTAAAATAGCTAATTCTTTATCACTCGAG GACATTAAGACGGCTGACTGGTCTGATTATGTAGCTCCATTTTGGCCTGCTGTCATCCGATCAGCCTTTACATGGAAGGGTTTTACGTCTTTATTGCGAACTG GATGGAAGACTATTAAAGGTGCATTGGTGATGCCTCTGATGATCCACGGCTACAACAAGAAGCTGATCAAGTTTACCATCATCACATGTCGTAAACCAGCATAA
- the LOC122011815 gene encoding probable tocopherol O-methyltransferase, chloroplastic isoform X2 yields MAMESKEEALKKGIAEFYDASSGTWEDIWGDHMHHGFYDPGATAPIRDHRAAQIRMIEEALRFAGVSDNPLKKPKKVVDVGCGIGGSSRYIAKKYGSHCQGITLSPIQVQRAQALSADEGLEDKVNFQVADALNQPFPDGQFDLVWSMESGEHMPDKVKFVSELLRVAAPGATIVIVTWCHRDLLPSEANLAPDETSLLNKICNAYYLPSWCSAADYVKIANSLSLEDIKTADWSDYVAPFWPAVIRSAFTWKGFTSLLRTGWKTIKGALVMPLMIHGYNKKLIKFTIITCRKPA; encoded by the exons ATGGCGATGGAGAGTAAGGAGGAGGCGCTGAAAAAGGGAATCGCCGAGTTCTACGATGCGTCTTCCGGGACGTGGGAGGACATCTGGGGCGACCATATGCACCATGGCTTCTACGACCCCGGAGCCACTGCGCCTATCCGCGACCACAGGGCCGCTCAGATCCGCATGATCGAGGAGGCTCTCCGATTCGCGGGCGTTTCAG ATAATCCTCTGAAAAAACCAAAAAAGGTTGTGGATGTGGGTTGTGGCATCGGAGGTAGCTCTAGATACATTGCAAAGAAGTATGGGTCTCATTGCCAGGGCATCACATTGAGCCCTATCCAAGTACAGAGAGCACAAGCTTTATCAGCTGATGAAGGACTAGAAGACAAG GTAAATTTTCAAGTCGCCGATGCTTTGAATCAACCTTTTCCTGATGGACAATTTGACTTGGTTTGGTCCATGGAAAGCGGAGAGCATATGCCAGATAAAGTGAAG TTTGTGAGCGAACTGTTACGTGTTGCTGCACCTGGAGCTACAATCGTTATCGTAACATGGTGCCACAGAGATCTCTTGCCATCCGAGGCGAATCTGGCTCCTGATGAAACAAGCCTCTTGAACAAGATATGCAATGCGTATTACTTGCCGTCCTGGTGTTCAGCTGCAGACTACGTTAAAATAGCTAATTCTTTATCACTCGAG GACATTAAGACGGCTGACTGGTCTGATTATGTAGCTCCATTTTGGCCTGCTGTCATCCGATCAGCCTTTACATGGAAGGGTTTTACGTCTTTATTGCGAACTG GATGGAAGACTATTAAAGGTGCATTGGTGATGCCTCTGATGATCCACGGCTACAACAAGAAGCTGATCAAGTTTACCATCATCACATGTCGTAAACCAGCATAA